GTGGGCTGCGCGATCCAGCGCGCGATGATGGCGCGGATCGCCGAGCAAGGCGGCGGCCTGCCTTTCTCCGCCGACAGCCTGACCGAGGATTATGAGCTCGGCCTGCGCGTGCGCGCGATGGGCGGGCGGAGCGCATTCATCGCGATGCCCGTGGCGCCGGGAAAGGGGCTGGTGGCGGTGCGGGCCCATTTCCCGGAAACGATCGAGGCGGCCGTCCGCCAGAAGACGCGCTGGATCATCGGCATCGCGCTGGCAGGATGGGACAGGCTGCGCTGGGACGGCGGCGTTACCGAGCGCTGGATGCGGCTGCGCGACAGGCGGGCACCGATCGCCGCGCTGGTGCTGGCAGTCGCTTACGGTGCGCTCCTTCTCTCGATCGTCTGCCGGATCGCCGGGATCCGCCCGGACTGGCCGGACGCGCTGGAGCCCATCCTGACGCTGACAGGCGCGCTGCTCGTCTGGCGGCTCGCGATGCGCGCCCTGTTCGTAACGAAGGCCTATGGCTGGCGCGAGGGGCTGTGCGCGATCCCGCGCGTGTTCATCGCCAACATCATCGAGATCGCGGCGGCGTGGCGGGCGGTGCTGCATTACGTGCCGGGCACGACGCCCATATGGGACAAGACGCGCCATCGCTTTCCCGAGAGGGTCGGCGAATGAAGGGCCGCCAGGGGCGATTCCTGCTGATCGTGATCGGCGGCTGGGCGCTGGCGCGGGCCGCGATGCTGTGGCCGACGGAAACGCCGCTGGCCGGAGAGGCGGAGCGGATGGCCGACAGCGAAGGCGGCGAGCGATCGCGACGACGCGCGCCGCCGCGCGTGCCCGTTCTGGCGTTGCCCCCCGGCCGTGAGGCGAGCCGGAGAAGCAAACGGGGCCCTCTCATGGCCAGGCCGGCCATCCGGACGATCCACGGGTTCCTACCCTCTCCTTCCGCCCCTTCCGTGGTGCGGATCGACGCGCCTCCGGTCGAAGAGCCCGGAAGCACGCCGCCTCGTATCGAACCCGGCGAGAGCCCCGCGCCGCCCTCCCCGCCTGCGCCACGCCCGGCGTCGCGAGACCGCATCGAGGCGCAGGCCTATCTCTTCATCCGCCCCGGCAGCGGGCGGGCGCTGGCTGCGGGCAGCGCGCTGGGCGGGAGCCAGGCCGCCATCCGGATCGCCGTTCCGATCGACGGGCATGGCCATGTCGCGGCCGCCGCCCGCGTTTACGCGCCGCTCGCGGCGAAGGGCGCCGAGGCCGCTCTGGGCATCGATTGGCGCCCGCTCGCGAACCGCGCGCTGCGCGTCTCGGTCGAGCGGCGCCAGCGGTTCGACTCCGCCGGCCGCTCCGCCTGGTCGGCTTATGCTGCCGGGGGAGTCTATCGGGCGCTCGGCCCGGGCTTGCTGCTGGATGCCTATGCGCAGGCCGGCATCGTGGGCGCGCGGCAGCGCGACCGGTTCGCCGACGGCGCGATCAGGATCGAGCGGCCCGCGACGATCGGCCCCGTCGCGATCGGCCTCGGCGGCGGGCTCTGGGGCGCCGCCCAGCCGGGTGCCGCGCGGCTCGATATCGGCCCGCGCGCCGTTGCCCGCCTGCCCGTCGCCGATCATGTGCTGAGCCTCGCCGTCGAAGGCCGCTTTCGCGTGGCGGGCAACGCGCGGCCCGGATCCGGTGTCGCGATGACGCTCGCGGCGGACCTTTGAGGCGCCTCCGCGCTTGCCTATATCGCACAGGCCCGCCTAAGCGCTGGCTTCCTTTCCTTTCCAGCCCGAGTGAAACCATGTCCGCGATGCTGAAGATCAGTCTGCCCGATGGCTCCGTCCGCGAAGTCGCGGTCGGCACCACTCCGGCCGACATCGCGGCTGCGATCGGGCCGGGCCTCGCCAAGGCGGCGATCGCCGCGCGTGTCGACGGCGAGCTGCGCGACATCATGCGCCCGCTGGAGGCCGACGCCAGCCTCGCGCTGGTGACGGCGAAGGACGAGGCCGACGCGCTCGATCTCGCCCGCCACGATTATGCGCATGTGCTGGCCGAGGCGGTGCAGAACCTTTTCCCCGGCACGCAGATCACGTTCGGCCCGTCCACGGACGATGGCTTCTATTATGATTTCGCGCCCAAGGATCGCGCCTTCACCGAGGAGGATCTGCCCGCGATCGAGGCCGAGATGCGCAAGATCATCGCGAAGGACGAGAAGCTCGTTCGCGAAGTGTGGGATCGTGACGATCTGATCGCATTGTGGAAGCGTCAGGGCGAGACGTTCAAGGCCGAATGGGCGGGCGAGCTGCCCGAGGGCGAGGAGCTGACCGTCTATCGCGCGGGCGAATTCCTCGACATGTGCCGCGGGCCGCATCTGGCCTCGACGGGCAAGCTGGACCCCAACGCCTTCAAGCTCACGCGCGTCTCCGGCGCTTATTGGCGCGGCGACCAGAAGAACGCGATGCTCTCGCGCATCTACGGCACGGGCTGGCTCACCAAGAAGCAGCTCGACGCGCACCTGACGCGACTGGAAGAGGCCGCCAAGCGCGACCATCGCCGCATCGGCCAGGAGATGGACCTGTTCCACCTCCAGCCGGAGGCGCAGGGCAGCGTGTTCTGGCATCCCAAGGGCTTCGTGATGTGGCGCGTGCTGGAGGCCTATATGCGCCGCCGGCTGGATGCCGCCGACTATGCCGAGGTGAAGACGCCGCAGCTGATGGACGCGCACCAGTGGGAGCAGAGCGGCCACTGGGGCAAATATCGCGAAAACATGTTCGTCGTGCCCGACGAGGTGCCCAACACCGAGGAGGA
This DNA window, taken from Sphingomonas sp. AP4-R1, encodes the following:
- the thrS gene encoding threonine--tRNA ligase; its protein translation is MSAMLKISLPDGSVREVAVGTTPADIAAAIGPGLAKAAIAARVDGELRDIMRPLEADASLALVTAKDEADALDLARHDYAHVLAEAVQNLFPGTQITFGPSTDDGFYYDFAPKDRAFTEEDLPAIEAEMRKIIAKDEKLVREVWDRDDLIALWKRQGETFKAEWAGELPEGEELTVYRAGEFLDMCRGPHLASTGKLDPNAFKLTRVSGAYWRGDQKNAMLSRIYGTGWLTKKQLDAHLTRLEEAAKRDHRRIGQEMDLFHLQPEAQGSVFWHPKGFVMWRVLEAYMRRRLDAADYAEVKTPQLMDAHQWEQSGHWGKYRENMFVVPDEVPNTEEEGPVLTGEGDLMALKPMNCPAHVLIFKQGIKSYRDLPIRMAEFGCCHRNEAHGALHGIMRVRQFTQDDAHIFIRPDQLVDEVTRFCDLLDVIYKDLGFDQYAIKLALRPEKRFGSEEMWDWAEQSLRDAVAATGRATEAFGWEELPGEGAFYAPKLEFHLTDAIGRTWQCGTLQTDTVLPERLDASFIGEDGARHRPIMLHRAILGTFERFLGILIEHHAGRMPMWLSPVQAVVATIVSDADDYAHAAIAKLRAAGLRVEGDLRNEKINYKVREHSLARVPALLVVGRREAEEGTVAIRRLGKEGQQVVTLDEAIALLSAEATPPDLVAANG